The following DNA comes from Chiloscyllium plagiosum isolate BGI_BamShark_2017 chromosome 12, ASM401019v2, whole genome shotgun sequence.
gatttgagctatagggagaggctgaataggggggctgttttccctggagcatcagagactggagtgaactttatagaggtttataaaatgatgaggggcatggataggataaatagacaaagtatttccccctggggtgggggagtccagaactagagggtataagtttagggtgagaggggaaagattttgaaaagggACCCAAAGGGACCCaagagagggtggtacatgtatggaatgagctgccaaaggaagtagtggaggctggtataattatagcatttcaaatgcatttggatcgatatgagtaggaagggtttgaaaggatatgggccaagtgctggcaaatgagatctAGATTatgctaggatatctggttggcatgggttagtttgatcgaagggtcagtttccatgctgtacagctctatgactctatgtacagaCTGCTGCCTGATGAATTTATGGTCAAAGTAGTCTCTCATGAAATGTTTCTGGTGGGGGACAGATGTGGTATGGCAAAGTTCAACTGAGTGGACATTTTTCAGCAACAAGGTCAGAAGCAACCTTCACATCAATTGGAACAGGTAGAACTCTGCACTTAATGGAACTTGATGTTTGTATATGATGTGTTAGTGATGCTTAAGGCATGGACACCAAGGTGCCATCAGAATAAGTGAGATATTGGGTACATCGCTCTTttgctcgctctcgctctctgacCTTCTCTCTTTTCCTTCCTCCCTGTCTCTGATCCATCTTCCCCCAAAGGGCAATTTAAACCAGAAAAACCGGTTCTTGCCTACAACATAAAAGGAATGTTGCTCCCTGACTGCTTGACATTCTCTACACAATCCTCCCAGTTTTTAACCTGTGCCCTGGCTCCTCCAAACCATAGCCCCAGCAGTTCGATTCATCTGACCTGACAGCATATGTTATTTGATCTAGTTCCTAAAGAACAGATATGCAATTTGCTTTGGATCCAACTGCCACATTCTGATCAGTCTAGACACAGAATGGAATCAAGCAGAAGACAGCAATGCTGTCCATTTTACATTGAGGCTTTGATCTGTACTGTTTAGTTGTTTGCTAATGCTCCATACAGTGCATCAAGTAGAAAGTGGAGAAAGGATAGCCTTAGCCAACTCCAATTTTGCTTAGAAAGCTTTTTATTAGATTCTAATAATGAGCAGCAATGTTACAAAGGTTTGGAGAGAGCAGTTGGTTGCAATTGCTGATTCTGTCCAAACTCTCTTTTGAAGAATGCCGTATTACCCTGGTAATGGGGATATACTATCAAAGGCTTTACCCCTAGTATGTTGGCTGCTGTCTCATCCCATAAATGGGTGTTATCAGCACCAAATTCTACCCTACTCATCTTAGGGTGCTGAGACCAACTCTTCGGCAGCATCATTTAACGTCTGTAGATTGCAGGAACTAGCAACCTGCTGGTTCATATATCTAAATAACTCATTAGTTAATTTTGTTGTTCCATTGGGTGATGTAGTTTAGCTAATTATCTAGTTGTAGAGAAGGGAACCCCCAAGTCAATAAATCTGGTAATTGGCATCCATTGATTACTGAAAGGCTAAAGAAGCTCACAACTACATAAACCATTTACACATCATTTTAGAAGTGATCTGTCATTGTATTTGGAGAGCCATCCCTTACAATTGACCTTATTCCAAGAAAAGCATAAAGGTTGTGCCTTGTATTCCAACTAAATTTCTTAACACGACTAACATTAATTAGTTCAGAGAAGCTTCAATGCGATGATCCCTGGTAGGGAGGGATTGACATATGAGCGAACGTTAAACAGGTTGGGTCTCATCagaattttagaagaatgaggggtaatcTCAGTGAAATTAATAGGCTTCTTAAGGGGCTACGCAGGATAAATACTGAAAGGAATATGCATTGTTTTATTATTCGGTTGATTGGACTGTTTTGTATGTGTTTCTGTCTAGTCTTTCCTCTTTGATAAGTTGGGATGGGATTTGAGGTTCATCTGCATTTCCCTGCAAATTGGTTGTACGGTGTGGTTTGGAGGTTGGCTTTGCCACTCTTTTCCCCTGTACATTGTTTATCGTAAACTGCTGTTTATTgtttaatgttaactgtttgtatagtttaattttaaaaaactgtcatGGGAGAGTCGAAGGCCAGAGGCATGGTCTCCGAATTAAGGGACCccaatttaagaatgagatgaaaCTGAATTTCTCCTTTAAGGGTTCAGAGTGTTTGAAACTTCTTGTCACAGAAAGCTGCAGGAAGTTGGACATGTAGCGTGTCAGATCAGATATGATCCTACTGAATTGCAAAGCAGGCTCAGGGGGCCAAGTAGTTTactccctgttcctatttctcatgatctaataaatttttaataaaaatcaaattCTTTCCATTGTGAGGCAAACAGTaccaatggagagagaaacaggattaatGTTTTTGGTTGATGACCCATCCTCACTTCTGATGTAGGACGACAGACCCAAAGCAATTGCTTCGTTACACTTTCATAGATGTGCCTGATTACTgattttatgtttcagattttgtAACATTCACAGTATTTCATTGTTTTATGCTATCTTTATTGCACTGGCTGTTTTTATAACGTAATGTTTAATTACTTTGACTAACAATTTTGATCTTTCAAATGAAAGGTGTGTCCTCATAGCTTTTGTTtctttgagtcatagaggtgtacagacagaaacagatcctttggtccaacttatccatgtcgatcagacatcctaaattaatccagtcccatttgcctgcacttgacccataaccCTTCTGGTTGGATTATTCAAAGAAGACTGggaagatgagaaggaatttcttctttttggGGATAGTGATTTTGTGGAATTTTATTTACAGCAGAGGGCTATAGAGGCTGGGTtactaagtatattcaaagctgatttAGAGATTTTTGATCCGTATGGAAAtagttattgggaaaaggcaagCAAATgtagttgaagattatcagactAGTCATGCTTCCAGTGAAATGATGGAGTGGACCCAAATGGCTGACTAGttcacttctgttcctatgtcttctgATCTTGATGATACAAGATTTTTGTCAAGGCGTTGTGccttttagcttttctttttTGATTACTGGAATTAAATTTTGCTTTTCTATAATTAATCTAGTAATGGTACAGTAGGTAAATGATAAATGAATGGTAGATAAACGAATGCCTGAAAATGTGCTCTCGAGGTATGTTCCAAATAAATATCTTATTTCcacctgaattttcctttttaagttcctCTTAAACTTCCAAATAtgtttcctctttttaaaaaaaaaagtgcctcCCTGAATCTTAATTGCTCTGAaatttaaggtcagaagtcatgACACCACAGTTTATTTAAACCCACGAGTTTACAAgtccacttcacctgataaaggagaagcactctgaaagcttgtgatttcaaatatacctgttggtctattatctgatgttgtgtgacttctgaccttgtccaccccagtccaacaccagcacctcgaTATCATGAAATTaaggttagcgagttttgagaagatttgcagctcaggttgagattctggatgtacatttgcttgctgagctagaaagttcgttttcagacattaggtaacatcatgaacaagcctccagatgaagcactggtggcatggcccgctttctatttgcatttaggttttcttgggatggtgatgtcatctcctgtggtgatgtcatttcctgttgttttctcAGGTCCTGTTTTTCTCATGGATCTCCtatgaaaaataacaggaaatgatgtcaccacaggaaattacatcactgcCCCGAGCAAACCTAAACACTGGtgagccatgccaccagtgcttcaatgGGAGGCTCGCTGATGTTACTATtgtaacgaaacgtctgaaaacgaaccttctagctcagcgagcaaacctacgtccaaaGAATGACAGTGTGTATATTGTTCAATTTAGTCCATCCTTAGCAGCCATTTAAGTCTTTAGCCTTCCACAATGGATAATAAAGTAAAATCTTAATTTAACTGTTTAATGTGCCTTAACTTGCCTTTTACTACTTCCTGTCTCTGGTATCCTTACTATGCTTTTAGCCAAGCGAGTAAAGTATTTTAGTAAATTGCATCCTGAAAATAGAAatctttaactcctcccattttgtTTTCTAGGTCCTCGCACAGTGTTTTTCTGGGCACCAATTATGAAATGGGTAAGTGTATCATTCCTGTATATTACAGTAAACTCAGATTTAGTAAATCAGATGTTATTACTGATCCTGAAATGCATTACTCAACAATATAGGTCTAAATTGTGCAATTGTTAGTAGATAGTGGTCCAGAATGGCAAGATTGATGATGCCCATTTTGTAAATTATGTTAAAATTCTGACAAAGTATATGATGTTGATTTACTTAATTTGAAAAGACTTTTGTTTTCCTtgtactttgaaaaaaaaagatcaagTAAACACTTGATCAGAATTTTGGAATTGTTGAATTTATCACTCCTTGTGTTATTTGTGACTAGGTACTGAATAATCACAAGTCTGACCAACAGCAAACTTTACTCGCTGGTTGGCATTAAATAGATATCTTCTTTTTAAGCACTTTTGTTACTCAGTTGAGCATTAACCAGAAAAAAAACTGTTATTTTATTGGATTGTGTACGTAATcaatgtctgcaacacaatttTAAATGGTAATGGAAATATAGTTATTCATAACTACAGTAAGTATTGTGTTGGTGACTAATAGTACTCATCGGATGCGTTTGTATCTGTTCCAGCTCTGGTGTAAAACATTTGTGCAACTGACTTCTTACTTCAAAGATATGCTAATTAAACTCAATTGGTGCCTCGAAGGGGATTCAATTTATTACAGAAACTAATTGCAGgacattttttattttaattgtaatGATATTAGGACTTCATTAACTAGACAAGAAAAATGCTCTGTTACCTTCATTCTGATTACAGAATGAATGATTACTATAATAATGTGGCTGCGAGAAATTTGTTATGCTGGACCTTGCGGTTATCCCACATCTTTCACAACATATACAGCTctgttacagaaaggatataGAGGCTCTGAAGAGGGTGCAGGAAGGTTTACATGGTGATACCAGAAATTTGTGGCTTTCATATCAGAAAACAGCTAGTGCTAGTGGCACACATTGGTTAAAAAAGGGATGACGTACTAAAagcagaatacagaggaacctagattatccaaaaatcagattatcaataggagatcttgaggtcccgacagaaacactacatcaaagacatgtgtccaacactgatcgcatcttttgtttacggtgattaaaagtgctgccaagaacagtcctgaacTGATGGGAGTGCAGGCACTGTCTCTAAATGACAAGGAGTGTTTAAAAACTTAAGGCTTTTTGTCTGAGTGCACGGAGCGTTCAAAattaaagtagatgaattaatcaTGCAAATAGATCTAAATCATAGAATCGTAGTGTGGGTATTATATAGTTCGGATTACAGATACATGACTACAGGGTGACCAGGAATAGGAATTGAACATCTAGGAGTATTCAGTAGTTAGAAAGCACACTTGAAAAGGAAAAGCTTGTGTATATGCATTACTGGTTAAAGAGGATATAAACACAATGAAGAGGAAAGGTAAGGTATTAGCACAGACAATGTAGAATCTATGTGGATAGATTGAAACATACCAAGGGCCAAAAAACATTAGTGGGTGTGTGGTATATAGACCACCAAATTATAGTGAtgatgttgggaatggcattaaacaggaaatctgAGATAATGCAGTAAAGGAACATCTGTAATTATAGTTGACATTAATATACATCTAGATTGGGTGAAAAACAATACTGTGGAGGAATATTCCTCAAGTGTATATGGGATGTTTTTTCTGAATCAATACATTAAGGACCCAACTAGAGAACAGGCTATCTTGGACTGAGTATTATGTAATGAGAAAAGAACAATTGGTGATGTCATTATGAGAGACACCTTGATGTGTCCACAATGTGATAGAATTCTCCACCTTGATGGAGAGTGACATCGTTAATTCTGAGACCAAGCTCCTGAATCTTAATAATGGAAACTACAATGGTGTGAGTTATCAATAATGGATCGGGGAATGTTAGTGGACAGTAAAGCAAACATTCAAAGAGCAAATGaatgaattacaacatttatttaTTCCTGCCTGGAACAAAATGCAAAGAGAACTTTGGCCAAATCATAGTTCATGAGGAAAGTTAGAGATAACAATAAATGCAAAAAGGAGACGTATAAGTTGGCAAGAAAGAAACAATAGACCTGAGGTTTGTGGACAGATTAGAAGTCAGAAAGGAAGACCAAAGGATtatttatgaaggagaaaatagagtatgagaaTAACCTGTGGGAAACATTTAACTGATTGTAAGTGTTTCAGTAGGtatgtaaagagaaaaagatCAATGGAAAGTTATTTAGGTCCCTTATAGTCagaaatggggaacaaggaaatagttGACAAACTAAAATCATCCTTCACTTTGGTCTTCACAAAGGATTATATGAATCATGTACGATAAATGATGGGGAACACAAGGCTCAgtgatagggagaaactgaagcAAATCTGTAATAGTAGAAAAATGATGTTGGAGAAATTGGAGGTATTGACTGCTGATAAATCCTCagagcctgataatctacatcccagagtacttaaggaaacAGTGGATGTACcagtggtcatcttccaagaatCTTTAGAGTTTGGAACTGTTCCTATGggttggagggtagctaatgtaatgcCATTATTTAAAGAGGTGTAGAGAGCAAACGGAATTATAGATGAGTGAGTCTGACGTAAGTAGTGGAAaagatgctagagtccattatgaaggatttaatagcagagcatttagaaaacagtggtagaatcagacacagacacagtcagcatggatttacaaaagggaatttATGCTTGACAAATTGACTGACTGgaattctttaaggatgtaaCCAGTACAGTTGATCAATGAATCTAGTGGATATGGTTTATTGGCTTTCAGATAGCTTTCAACAAAGTCCAACAAGAAATTCATGTATAATTTTAAAGCACATAGGACTGGGGGAGACTATGGAGATGGATAGAGATGATGAGAATACAAGAAGCAAAGAGCAGGAATAAATAGGTGTTTTTCTGAATTGGAAGCAGTGACTAGCAGGGACTGGTTTGACAGCCCAAGCTATTCACAATTATTTAGATGTGCACCTAGAGGAAAcgtctcaaaatttgcagatgacataaaggtgGAAGGCTAagctatgaggaggatgcagagatacaGGCTGAGTGAATGGACAAGTACATGACAGATACCATATAATGTTGATAAATGAGGTTCTCCACTTTGATCAAaaaaaaggcagattattacttgaatggatATAAGTTGAGAGAAGCAAATGTTCAATGGGACCTGGGTGCCCTCAAGCATCAGGTGCTGGAAATAAAAGGCAAGTGCAAGCAGCCATAAAGTAAGCAAATTGCATGTTGGCCTCTAAAGCGAGAGGATTTAAGTTTAGGAACAAAGAtctcttactgcaactgtacatggcattggtgaggatataggggcagcacggtagctcagtggttagcactgttgcctcacactgctagggacccgagtttgattcctgcctcgggcaactgtttgtgtggagtttgcacattctccctgtgtctgtgtgggtttcctccgggtgctccggtttctcccacaatccaaagatgcggaAGTTGCGTGAATtgacagtgctaaattgcccatagttttcagggatggataggttaggtgcattagtgtggggtaaatgtagactagtaggggaataggtctgggtgggttactcttctgagatTGTCAGtttttctgtggtaatgagttctaAATTTCCACTGTCCCATGTGTGGCAAAGGTGCACCTTGAATTCTGTGTTTTTCCATCCTTGATACCAGAGGAAGTATCCTTTTATATCTATATTCTGCAGTCTGCATATAAAACTTTTTCTATAATTCTCCTCATAAACATCTTGTGAAATTCTTCATCTGTAGATTCTGCAATATGTAGTAACATTATGGTTGAAGTATGATATAAGTGCAAGAAAAAAGAAAACTGGGATATTATTTTTATAAACCGGCTGCAAAATTGAACAAAAATGTGTGTCTGCAGTAAGTTCAACCGCGAACAACAGCAACACTACTAGAGGCCACGATAGTGGCCAGTTATAGTCCTTTATAGCTAACCTTGCTAAGACCAATAAAACATTGCTCAGAAATGGTGTTAGGTTTCAAACCCATAAAATTGACATTGAAATTGGGGGAAAACATGTATTTCAGAGCAGAGTAAGTGCATATGTGGTATTTTTCATTGAAACAGTTTATTTcatgtcatttttatttttgtacagAGTTTAGTCACTGCAGGATTAGCTGACTTGGCCAGGCCTCCAAACAAACTTAGTCCAGCTCAGTCAGGGGTCCTTTGTGCTACAGGTATTGTAAACTCTATTTAAAATATTGTCTGTAATGTATTCTAGTTTATGCTTTATGCACTCTTAATATCAGGTTTCTAATGCTTAGCAATTTTGCAGCACAATAAATAGTAATCCTTCTTCTCCCTTTCTACTCTTAACCACCCTGATTCTTTTCAGGGAAGCACCAGCACAGAATTGTAGATAACAAAGAGAAATATAAGTTAATGATCTTTGTCTAATTAGGCCATGGTTGTTCTTTAACTTGGCAGCACTTTGCTGCTTAATATAAATATGTTTTACTTTCAAACTGTCtcaattataaatatttttacaaGATAGTGTCTGCTCCAAAACCAATCAATTTGCATTTCTAAGCACATTAGAACAAAAATAATCATACTATTAATTGAACTTGATGATTTAAATAATAATTACAAACCAAAATGTTTTCATTATAGCTCCTATTAGTGTTTGTTGACTGCATTAAACCACAGGTTTAAGTTACAAATAACAATTGAACTTATATCAGCAGTACTGGATTCTTCACTGTTCGTGCACTTTCTCTACAAGAGACTGATGCCATAAGAGTGTTCCGAGGACAAACATGTCAGAAACGTATCTAGCACAATGAGATGTACATCCAGGAGAAAGCCAGAGACGGAGATGTGAGATCTAATAGTGAGCATCCTTTGAGTCAACACAGTTTTTTTAAGTTCATCCGTAGAGGCCAACTGCTAATCAAAGTGGACAGTGGATTctggaattttattttctttccttttgacaGTCAGGCAATAAATATAAGATTTGATCGAGAGAATAACCCCAAACAGGCGGTTGTCATAATGGCAAAACTGTCACATTGCTGTCAGTACTATATAAAATTGACAGCAACCTTTTTTTAGTATCTGCATGTGCACGACTAACACTGAAAACCAGAAAATACAATAGGCAGTACTCAGCTGCTCCAAAGCATGTGTTATTGCTGTTTTCAGAGATGTAAGCAACATAGAATGGATGaattaatgtgaatttcaacCTTTAATGCTGAGACCAAATTAAGTGGTTAGCTTTTTTAAGCAGGATAACAGTATACCACTTAAACCAAGTCATCTTGCTGCTAAATCAACTTTTGGCCCTGAAAAAGTAATTTAAGAAGTGTGAAATGTCATCCCCTCAAACATTTAGAAATTGTATGATCCGTTAAATACATTACTTTTTAAGGTTTCCCTGTTGTTTAATTCCACGTGTATGTAAGTCTTTATTGCATCTCCTATAAAGTTAATAAAAATGTCAATTACAGTAACTGCTTTCACTTCCTGCTTTGTTACCTGAGAATATTTCATTCCAATTAATCTTTGTGCGGCCTGTACTGTTGCTGATGGTACCCAAATTTAAAGTGCAAACAAAGCAAGCTTTATGAAAGAAAAAGctatttcacacagtgagtagttagtgAACGGAATGAGCTGCTTGGAAATATGGaaaaggcaggttcagttgaggcattcaagagggcattgaatgattattgAATAGAAATGGAATACAAGGATATGACAAAAAGGTGAAGCTTAGCATTAGGTGATagaaccagtgcagacatgatgccCCTTTCTGTGGCGtaaaaattctatgattcaaaatcACATTGGAATCACAAAATCTACATTCTAGAGCTTGCTAAATCTGTAGTAAAGCTTTCTTGAGGACAGTGCAGAATCCTTCACTGGTGACTGCAAAATCCAGCCCATTAAATAGATGGTTTAAGAGACCAACATCAGCTGAATGAACGTCTTCCGATTCTATTTTCTGTGGTTGATTTTGCATATCTTGATTCTTGAACAATAGGGATTaacaacctttctttataacaggTTTGATTTGGTCCAGATATTCCCTTGTGATTATTCCGAAGAATTGGAGTTTGTTTGCTGTAAATTTCTTTTTGGGCTGTGCGGGTACTATACAGCTAATCCGCATTGCAAAGTAAGTAACTACCACAGAAAAACTTGGTTTTTTTCTTTCATGGTTTACACACTAGCAATGTTAAGTTCTGAAGTTAGATTActtttactttcagtgactgtttAAGTATTAAGTTAAACCTGCCTTCCTGCCTGTATAAAGTTCCTTTAGAGATTCCTCAATTACATTTTCAATAAATGTGAAATATTAGTTTTCCCTCAATTTTGTTTACTT
Coding sequences within:
- the mpc2b gene encoding mitochondrial pyruvate carrier 2b yields the protein MAVAGLRASYHRMLDKIGLMLPPKMKPFYDHPAGPRTVFFWAPIMKWSLVTAGLADLARPPNKLSPAQSGVLCATGLIWSRYSLVIIPKNWSLFAVNFFLGCAGTIQLIRIAKYNYSLKSEDKHPE